A stretch of Actinomycetes bacterium DNA encodes these proteins:
- a CDS encoding acetyl-CoA C-acetyltransferase: MPESVIVATARTPIGRAGKGSLKEMRPDDLSATAIKAVLEQAPGLDTADIEDVLWGCGQPAGESGHNIARVSALLAGLDETPGVTVNRYCSSSLMTIRMADHAIKAGDGDVFIAGGVETISRNMVHMQLADGPKNPLFEGAEARTAERAEGGAAKWAPPEGLPDIYIAMGQTAENVAQLEDVGRAEQDEFAVLSQNRAEESLNSGYWEAEITPVTTPDGEVSSDDGIRAGTTLEGISGLGPVFRPDGTVTAGNACPLNDGAAAVIVMSDTKAAELGLKPLARIVASAATGLNPEIMGMGPVEASRKALARAGMAIDDIDLVEINEAFAAQVIPSAKQLGVDWDKLNTRGGSIALGHPFGMTGARIMTTLIHNLQESDATFGLETMCVGGGQGMAMVIERLN, translated from the coding sequence ATGCCTGAGTCAGTGATCGTCGCCACGGCGAGGACGCCCATCGGCCGTGCCGGCAAGGGCTCACTCAAGGAGATGCGGCCCGACGACCTGTCCGCCACTGCCATCAAGGCAGTCCTGGAGCAGGCCCCGGGCCTCGACACGGCGGACATCGAGGACGTGCTCTGGGGTTGCGGCCAGCCCGCCGGCGAGTCCGGCCACAACATTGCACGCGTGTCAGCACTGCTCGCAGGGCTCGACGAGACGCCCGGCGTCACCGTCAACCGCTACTGCTCGTCGTCGCTCATGACGATCCGCATGGCCGACCACGCCATCAAGGCAGGAGACGGCGACGTCTTCATCGCCGGGGGTGTCGAGACCATCAGCCGCAACATGGTCCACATGCAGCTCGCTGACGGCCCGAAGAACCCCCTGTTCGAAGGCGCCGAGGCACGCACCGCCGAGCGCGCAGAAGGTGGTGCTGCCAAGTGGGCGCCGCCCGAGGGCCTGCCCGACATCTACATCGCAATGGGCCAGACCGCCGAGAACGTCGCCCAGTTAGAAGACGTTGGCCGCGCCGAGCAGGACGAGTTCGCCGTGCTCAGCCAGAACCGCGCCGAGGAGAGCCTCAACAGTGGCTACTGGGAGGCCGAGATCACGCCGGTCACCACCCCCGACGGCGAGGTGAGCTCCGACGACGGCATCCGTGCCGGCACCACCCTCGAGGGCATCTCAGGCCTCGGCCCGGTGTTCCGCCCCGACGGCACCGTGACCGCCGGCAACGCCTGCCCGCTCAACGACGGCGCCGCCGCTGTGATCGTGATGAGTGACACCAAGGCTGCTGAACTGGGACTCAAGCCGCTGGCCCGCATCGTGGCGTCTGCAGCCACGGGCCTCAACCCCGAGATCATGGGCATGGGACCGGTCGAGGCGAGCCGCAAGGCGCTGGCCCGTGCCGGCATGGCGATCGACGACATCGATCTCGTCGAGATCAACGAGGCGTTTGCCGCCCAGGTGATCCCGTCCGCCAAGCAGCTTGGCGTCGACTGGGACAAGCTCAACACCCGGGGCGGCTCGATCGCCCTCGGTCACCCGTTCGGCATGACCGGCGCCCGAATCATGACCACCCTGATCCACAACCTGCAGGAGTCCGACGCCACCTTTGGCCTCGAGACCATGTGTGTCGGTGGCGGCCAGGGCATGGCCATGGTCATCGAACGGCTCAACTGA
- a CDS encoding MaoC family dehydratase, whose protein sequence is MTTKVKTPADLLELVGNELGPTDWVEIDQERINLFADATGDHQWIHVDVERATAESPFGGPIAHGYLTLSLVNLFLPELLTVEEFSAGLNVGLEKVRFPSPVPAGSRIRGRGEVASADDVKGGVQVVVRVTVEVEGAERPACVADTVSRFLP, encoded by the coding sequence ATGACCACGAAGGTGAAGACGCCTGCTGACCTCCTCGAGCTCGTCGGCAACGAACTCGGCCCGACCGACTGGGTGGAGATCGACCAGGAGCGCATCAACCTGTTCGCGGACGCCACCGGCGACCACCAGTGGATCCACGTCGACGTGGAACGCGCCACTGCAGAATCACCCTTCGGAGGACCGATCGCCCACGGCTACCTGACGCTGTCGCTGGTCAACCTGTTCCTGCCGGAGCTGCTGACCGTCGAGGAGTTCTCCGCCGGGCTCAACGTTGGACTCGAGAAGGTGCGCTTCCCGAGCCCGGTGCCCGCCGGCAGCCGGATCCGGGGCCGCGGTGAAGTGGCCTCTGCCGACGACGTGAAAGGCGGTGTGCAGGTCGTGGTGCGCGTGACCGTGGAGGTCGAGGGCGCCGAGCGACCTGCGTGCGTGGCCGACACGGTGAGTCGCTTCCTTCCCTGA
- a CDS encoding SDR family oxidoreductase, translated as MSDEETTSPAPPPEPPGRDLLAGRRVVITAAAGSGIGGSLARRCMLEGATVTISDAHERRLGETADALAEEFGTRPGTAVCDVTNEESVQSLVATAIESMGGYDTWMNNAGLGGNGLITELGDDEWNRVLDVTLTGTFRCLRAALPHLYEQGGGAVVNNASVLAWRAQDRQAHYAAAKAGVMALTRTAAIEAAEHGVRVNAVSPSLAMHANLAKVTPPGLLAELEAGEAFGRAATPWEVANVMVFLASDLSSYMTGEVVAVSSQHP; from the coding sequence ATGAGCGACGAAGAGACAACCAGCCCCGCTCCCCCGCCCGAGCCGCCCGGTCGCGACCTGCTGGCCGGCCGCCGCGTGGTGATCACCGCCGCAGCAGGCTCGGGCATCGGCGGTTCACTCGCGCGCCGCTGCATGCTCGAAGGCGCAACCGTCACGATCTCCGATGCGCACGAACGGCGCCTCGGTGAGACCGCCGACGCCCTTGCCGAGGAGTTCGGCACCCGGCCTGGCACCGCCGTGTGCGACGTCACCAATGAGGAGTCGGTCCAGTCCCTGGTGGCCACCGCCATCGAGTCCATGGGCGGCTACGACACCTGGATGAACAACGCCGGGCTGGGCGGCAACGGTCTGATCACCGAGCTGGGCGACGACGAGTGGAACAGGGTGCTGGATGTGACGCTCACAGGCACATTCCGCTGCCTGCGCGCCGCGCTGCCCCACCTGTATGAGCAGGGTGGCGGAGCAGTGGTCAACAACGCGTCGGTGCTCGCCTGGCGGGCCCAGGACCGCCAGGCCCACTATGCGGCAGCCAAGGCCGGTGTGATGGCGCTCACGCGCACGGCCGCGATCGAGGCGGCTGAGCACGGCGTGCGCGTCAACGCCGTGTCACCCAGCCTCGCCATGCACGCCAACCTCGCGAAGGTGACCCCACCCGGGCTGCTCGCCGAACTGGAAGCCGGCGAGGCGTTCGGCCGCGCGGCGACGCCGTGGGAGGTCGCCAACGTGATGGTGTTCCTCGCGAGCGACCTGTCGAGCTACATGACCGGCGAAGTGGTGGCTGTCTCGAGCCAGCACCCCTGA
- a CDS encoding acyl-CoA dehydrogenase produces MSDAAGTSGADPGAEADFRAEIRGWMAEHLAGEFAHLRFRGGPGDEHAFVEDRMAWERELASGGWTAVGWPAEHGGRGLPLHLEVAYHEEYARAGGPGRAGLIGEGLLGPTLVHFASPEIQQRFLPGIVSGTEFWCQGYSEPNAGSDLANVKTRARLEGDEWVIDGQKVWTSLAQWSDWCFVVARTEEGSERHHGLSYLLVPMDQPGIEVRGIRQITGTAEFNEVFFDGARTSADMIVGAPGEGWKVAMGTLAFERGVLTLGQQMAFQRELDHIVEACRANGRWADPVMRDRLMKLLIRVRIMRWNATRSLRTDEDAQLPREAMINKLYWADLHRDMGEAAVDVLGPAATLTRYSGAEEGDAGDLEMSPEHKLFFFSRSDTLYGGSNEIQRNLIGERALGLPREPR; encoded by the coding sequence ATGAGCGATGCGGCAGGCACTTCCGGCGCCGACCCCGGAGCCGAGGCGGACTTCAGGGCCGAGATCCGCGGCTGGATGGCGGAGCACCTCGCTGGCGAGTTCGCCCACCTGCGTTTCCGCGGTGGCCCCGGCGACGAGCACGCCTTCGTCGAGGACCGCATGGCGTGGGAGCGGGAACTCGCCTCGGGCGGCTGGACCGCGGTCGGGTGGCCCGCCGAGCACGGCGGCCGTGGACTGCCGCTGCACCTCGAGGTCGCCTACCACGAGGAGTATGCCCGCGCAGGCGGCCCGGGAAGGGCCGGACTGATCGGTGAAGGCCTGCTCGGGCCCACGCTCGTGCACTTTGCGTCGCCGGAGATCCAGCAGCGATTCCTCCCGGGGATCGTGTCGGGCACCGAGTTCTGGTGCCAGGGCTACTCCGAACCCAACGCCGGTTCCGACCTGGCCAACGTGAAGACCAGGGCTCGCCTCGAGGGTGACGAGTGGGTCATCGACGGCCAGAAGGTCTGGACCTCGCTCGCACAGTGGTCCGACTGGTGCTTCGTGGTCGCCCGCACCGAAGAAGGGTCGGAGCGACACCACGGCCTGTCGTACCTGCTGGTGCCGATGGACCAGCCGGGCATCGAAGTGCGCGGAATCCGACAGATCACGGGCACCGCGGAATTCAACGAGGTGTTCTTCGACGGCGCGCGCACGTCTGCCGACATGATCGTCGGAGCGCCCGGTGAGGGATGGAAGGTGGCCATGGGCACCCTCGCCTTCGAGCGAGGCGTGCTCACGCTCGGCCAGCAGATGGCCTTCCAGCGCGAGCTCGACCACATCGTGGAGGCTTGCCGGGCCAACGGCCGCTGGGCCGACCCGGTGATGCGCGACAGGCTGATGAAGCTCCTCATCCGGGTGAGGATCATGCGCTGGAATGCCACCCGGTCCCTGCGAACCGACGAGGACGCGCAGCTTCCCCGCGAAGCGATGATCAACAAGCTCTACTGGGCCGACCTGCACCGCGACATGGGCGAGGCGGCGGTCGACGTGCTGGGCCCCGCAGCCACGCTCACCCGATACTCGGGAGCCGAGGAAGGCGACGCCGGCGACCTCGAGATGTCACCGGAGCACAAGCTCTTCTTCTTCAGCCGCTCCGACACGCTCTACGGCGGCAGCAACGAGATCCAGCGCAACCTGATAGGTGAACGCGCACTCGGTCTGCCACGCGAGCCGCGCTGA